ggggagcgcaccctccccttcttcaagctgatgaaaaagAAAGGCCCATTTGAGAGGACTCCGGAGTCTGACGCagcttccaagacctcaagaagtaCCTCACTATCCCACCGGTGATGTTAGCACCGCGCCCCTTGAACCTTTGGCACTCTACCTGCCCGCCATGCCTCACTCCACCAGCGCAACGCTGGTGGCAGTTCGGGAGGAGCGCCCGACCAAGGGCTCACGGGGAAGCACCTCGCACCCGGCCGAGGTGCGGTGGCCTCAGGACAGGGCTCCTGAGGGCTCGGCCGCCCTATCGGTCAACGGCACTCTTGAGGCCTCGGCCAATCCTCCAGACAGCGAGACTCCTGAGGATAGTCTTCCTGAGGCCACGGTTGCCTCGACAGATGACAAGGCTCCTGAGGACCCTCAGCCCCAGGAGGTGCAGGATTCCACCAATGCCTTCGGCCTCAATGAGCACctggtgtacttcgtcagcacggtgctgCGTGATGCGCGGGCGCGCACCCATGCCGcaaaagctcttgctcgcgctcccCGTCGCCTCCCggaagctgcgccactacttccaaggccaccccatcaaggttgtctcagCTTACCCCCTGGAGAGGGTGCTCCAGAGCCCTAACGCCGCGGGGAGGGTCACTGAATGGAACATTGAACTACAGGCGTTCCAGTTGGAGTTTAGCACCACCAGGATCATCAAGGGTGCGGCCctcgccgacttcgtggcggAATGGACTGATTCCCAACCGAGAAGTGGGCGAGGAACATTCCCTCTCACCTAGAAATGAAGCACcggatggctgggtcatgtacttcgacggtgcATTTGCGCGTTAGGGCGCGAgggctggagccgtgctcatctcgcccgtgcaggacaagctctactactccgtgcagctctgcttccagcagggcgagaaggtctccaacaacattgtGGAATACAAAGGCCTGATCGCCGGCATCAAGGCTGTGGCAGCTTTGGGGTGaggcgcctcaccatcaaggacgactcccagctcctcgtcaacttctctaACAAAGCATAcaagccgaaggacgagcacatagAGGCACACCTCGAGGAGGTATGCAAAATAAAGAAACGATTCTTGGGCCTAGAATTGCAGCACGTGCCGCGCGGCACGAACAAGGAGGCGGATGAAATTGCCAAGAGGACGTCTTAGTATCTACCTCAGGAGCCTAGCGTCTTTGAGGAACGGATTTTTAAGCATCCGGCAGCTCCTCCCATTGCGGGACCAGCATCGCCTCAAGAGGAGCTCCCTCCGGCACCCCCCTCAGGCGCCCTAGCTtgcggcccgacctcaggagcccGCTTGCTCCTCGCACTTGAACCTCAGGAGGGGTACTGGACCGAGGAGTTTAAGGCGTACCTGCTCCAAGGCACCTTGCCGGAAAAGGAGGATGACGCAGAAGATGTGGCCCGCCAGGCCACTGCGTAGTTCATCCAGGACGATGACCTCAACCGAAAACGGCCAAACGATGTCTCTCtacgatgcatctccagggagcagggatGCGAGCTGTTGCCCGACATACATGGCGGGGACTGCGAGCATCACTCCTCATCGATCACCCTcgtgggcaaggcgttccgcagcggattctTCTGCACACAGTGCTCAGTGATGCCACCGAGCTGGTAAGATCCTGTGACGCCTGTCAGTTCCATGCCATGCAGATCCACCAGCCCGCttagggcctccagaccatcctgCTCTCATGTCCGTTCGTGGTCTGGCGGCTGGACatcctgggcccgttccctcgagctctcgggggctaccgctacctctacgtcgccatcaaCAAATtaaccaagtgggcgg
The sequence above is a segment of the Aegilops tauschii subsp. strangulata cultivar AL8/78 chromosome 6, Aet v6.0, whole genome shotgun sequence genome. Coding sequences within it:
- the LOC109733124 gene encoding uncharacterized protein, coding for MCVDFTNVNKACPQDHFPLPRIDQIVDSTAECDLLCFLDAFSGYQQIKMAVQDIEKTAFLTPCGVYCYTCMSFGLRNAGETFQRLMHIALGQQLGRNVEAYIHDIVVKSREARTLIEDLGETFASLRQVNLWLNPKKCVFGVQSGKLLGSLVSHRGIEANLEKVKAIERMSPPQTLKEMQKMACCLPRPQEVPHYPTGDVSTAPLEPLALYLPAMPHSTSATLVAVREERPTKGSRGSTSHPAEVRWPQDRAPEGSAALSVNGTLEASANPPDSETPEDSLPEATVASTDDKAPEDPQPQEVQDSTNAFGLNEHLVYFLLLALPVASRKLRHYFQGHPIKVVSAYPLERVLQSPNAAGRVTEWNIELQAFQLEFSTTRIIKGAALADFVAEWTDSQPRSGRGTFPLT